The Cryptomeria japonica chromosome 2, Sugi_1.0, whole genome shotgun sequence region AAAATTTCACTGTTCGGAAGCAATCTGCAGGTTTCCAAGCATTCACTCACCTTAACAACTTTAAATTCATCCCAAAATATGTAATTTTCGCcacatattttcttcctttttcttattcTCATTGTCAAATTTTCAGAAAAGCTTGTGCAAGATCAGGCTAGCGCAAATAATGACCTTCAAAATTTGGTATGTGTCATATTTAACTATTCTTTAGTTCGAAATATTATGATTGTTACTACTAAAAGAAAAAAATTCAGGATTTCTTAAATTGTTTGTATTTAGATATCTGTTAAGATTAATAGGCTATATTTTTTAACCGACGTTTTGAGCTCAGGCTGTCCTTCAATCTTTTACTTCTCAGCTTTTGCTTAGATTGTTACTTTTCTCAcaaattttctcaattttttgtTACTCCGTTCTCCGTTTCGCTGGTTTTAAGCTTACATTGGAATTATTTAGCTAAATTTTTCTCCAAGTTTGAACGTAAGGACCAGCATCTGAAACACTCTTGTCAATCGTGTACGATATTTATCGGGCTCCAATTGACAGTTCCGTAGATTGTTTGAATTTTCTTTCACGATTTATTTCGGAGCAGCATTTGTTTAAAATATGACTAAATTGACTATTTACGACAACCTTTGAGCTGCCTCatttgctagggtttttgaaattttcttATTTCACATTTTGTTCACTAAGTTATGGACAGATTTTctgcaaattattttatttttctcggCTTCCAAAAATCTTCTTCACAACTCataatttgtctttcttgttctttTCTGTAAGCAAGTAGTATTCTTAATGGTCATTTGTTgaagtttttttatttatttttcttctctcCCTAAATTTTGCttcttaagtattttagaaaaaTTTTGGTATCGAAGTTTCGCCGGCTTCTCGAAACAGATCTCCGGGGACCGCCTTTTCTTATATATGTCTTAACAACTGACGAGACAGTCATGCATAATATCATGTTTAACTAAGAGAGAAGCAAAGCCATGCTTTCCATTTTGTGCCCGATGAATGATAGCAATTTCCCGTGTTGCAGAATTCCAAACTGAAGAAGTCTTCAGAGCAAATACTTCGACTTGAACTAAAGTTGCAGCACATCAGTAATGAAAATGACAAGCTTAAAGTGAAGCAGAAAGAAGATGCAAAAATTTGGAGAGGGTTGGACTCAAAGCTGTCTTCCATGAAGATGATATATGAACAATTTACAGAGACTTTACAGAATTTGGCCATGAATGTAGAAGAAGGTACTATGTTTGTGACCATGCAgaacttcattacatcaatttaatAGTTTCTAATGTAAAAGTTGTGTAATATTTCAAACTTTTTTTCTGAGTATTGGGCTGCCTTGGCACAAATACTTTTCAAAACATGTAGCTGAAGGTAGCAAGCAAATTTTAGAGGACAAGCTGACTGAAAGATTGAAATCATTTGAGGAATTGAGTGTTCATTTGAATGCTTTGTCATCAAGATTGAACACTGCAGAAGAAATTACTAAAAAACGTAAGtccaaataaatacaaataaatgcCTGGTCTTAGTATATGTTTGAATGACTCGTTTTAGAGTTTTACTTGTCTTCTATGACTTGAATTATGTATCTGGTTCTGTAGGTGAACTTGAGTTGCAAGAACTTTTAGTTGAGAAGGAGCAAATAAGTGAATCGTATGATGCTGAAGTTATCAAAGCAAACCTGCTTATTGCTGAAAAAGGTAGATAGATTTTCTGGCGCATAAGGAGAATTTTTTGGCAATATAAGTTGGGTACTAGTTTCAAGATGGGTCAACTTTTTATTCCTAACTTCTAATCGCTGGGACATTGCCTGGTCATAGATCATATTGAAAAACAACTGCAAAGTACCATTGAAGAAGACAATAGAGTAGTggaaaatgtccaagctcatctCAGGGAGCTGGAAAGAAAGTTGTCCCTCAAAGAAAATGCATGTGCAAGCCTGCATGTCACACAGTCCAAATTAGTAACAGAGAAAGCTCAGCTCAAGACTCAGATACAAGAATACGGAGAGAAATTATTAAAATCAGAAAACCAGAGAGAGGTGCTCAGAGATGAGATTTTAAGACTCTCAGACAAGGTTATTGAACTGGAAACGATATCTGTTGTGGCATCAAACAATGTGGATAGGTTACTGCAAGAAATAGATAAAAGCACTGAGTTGGCTCAAAAGGAAAAACGATTAGCTAGAGAGAAAGCTCAGATTGAATTTGATCATCTTAATGGACAGTTCCAAGATGAGCTTTCTGCAAAAGAAAGTTTGCAAGCACAACTTCAAGGTAAATCTCTAAGTGTACCTTTACATGTTGTACTTGTTATAGGAACCTTTTTTAACACTTCATAAGTTATCTTCATTCTTGCATCGTGGGTTTTCAGAGTCAAATAATCAGGTCATAGAGCTTCAGAAAACCCTGGATCTTAGAACAGAAGAGCATACGAAGAAAGAACAAGAAGCTCATGGAAAACTTGATGATGCTAGGCAGGAATTGGATAAGGTTATCAAAAACAAGTGTCAGTTGGAAACTACAATTGGAAACTGGCAAGAAAATATTGCTTCCTTGTCACGTTCTCTCAGTGAAGCTCAAAAGCATAAGGTTAGTCTCGTAATTGAGTAAGCATTGCCCAAATTCAACTTGCTATCAGAGGTCTtttaaaatatgaagcatttgttttTTTTCTACcacttttttaaaattttaatgtaatAATTGAAATTATTGCTCCCCAACACCTTATGGGGGTGAGTGTGCATGCTGGGACATGGTTTTGAAACAGTTCGCTTCAATTCAATCGCAAGAATAAAACGTTGATAGTAACTAAATTTCTTGTGTAGTATAGTTGTTCTATGAGATACCGGGATTAGCTTCAAATCCTTTGATTTCTGTGTAGTCATATACTTTTTAAATGTTGAACAGGAAGACCTAATGATCACCATTTCAAAGTTGCAAACAGAAAATAAAGATGCACATGAAAGTTTTCAATTGACACTGCGACACAAAGAAGAGGAAAATGAAAAACTTCTCAAAAAAATTGCAGAAGATAATCTAACCATCAAAGTGCAGGAGACAGAAATAAGTCAACTTCAGCAGGAATCATTCAACAAAGCTCTGATGATTGTGCAGATtcaagaaagaataaaagaattagaAGAACAGAATGGCAAGGTTCAGATATAAGTATCTTTTCTATTTATGATGAACAAAATTTTCAGTGTTtcctattttaattttcttttcttcttacagaaagaagaggaaaatggaAAACTTCTCAAAAATATTGCAGAAGATAATCTGACCATCAAAGTGCAAGAGACCGAAATAAGCCAACTTCAGCAGGAATCATTGAACAAAGCTCAGATGATTATGCAGGTTCAAGAAAGAATAAAGGAATTAGAAGAACAGAATGTCAAGGTTCAGATACAAGTATCTTTTCTATTTATGATGAATAAAACTTTCAATGTTTCCTATTTTAATTTGCTTTTTTTCTTacagaaagaagaggaaaatggaAAACTTCTCAAAAAAATTGCAGAAGATAGTCTAAGCATCAAAGTGCAGGTGACTGAAATAAGTCAGCTTCAGCAAGAATCATTGAACAAAGCTCAGATGATTGTTCAGGTTCAAGAAAGAATAAAGGAACTAGAAGAACAGAATGGCAAGGTTCAGATACAACTATCTTTTCTGTTTACGATGAATAAAAATTTCAATGTTTGCTATTTTAAATTGCTTTTCTTCTTACAGAAAGGAGAGGAAAATGGGAATCTTCTCAAAAAAATTGCAGAAGATAAGTTGGCCATCAAATTGCAGGAGACTCAAATGAATCAACTTCAGCAGGAATTACTCAACAAAGCTCAGATGATGTTGCAGGTTCAAGGAAGGCAAAAGGAATTGGAAAAACATAATGGCAAGGTTCAAATACAAGTATCCTTTCTATTATGATGAATGAAATTCTCAATTTGtcctattttaattttcttttcttctcaCTGAGACATACCTCATTTTCAAAGTAGTGTGCAGTGAAGATGTAATGTCAAAGCATCTGAGAAAAACCCGAAATAGTCATCTGTAGTTGTCTACATTCTGATATTAAGTGTTCATCTTACAGATTAGCGCACAACTACTTGCAGCTGGACATTCAGCCATTGAAATCAGAAGGCAATGCGAATTACAGATAGAAGCAAAGCAGGCAGAGCTTACTAGACATCTAAAAGAAATATCTCAACACAATGATCAAGTATTCATTTTTTATGTTTCTCACATAGGAAAAAGTTTCAGTCTATTTGAGGATGAATTATAAAATTCCCAAATCGCTTAACTGTTCCATGTACTCCATTAAATGACATGGTCTGTGCAGGAAATAAATGATATTCGGAGGAGGTGTGAAACAGAGATGAGAGAAAGCATTataaaggagaaagagaaagaaaaattgaaGGTTTCTTTCATCACAGTAGTGACTCAGATGAACTTAATAGTTAGATCTCTTGAGGCATTGCTTACTCTCAAACATATCTGATAGATCCAAATTTCCAGTGGCTATTTTTGAGTATCTACCTTTCAGTTGGAAATGAATGGCAGTGACAACTTGTTCTCGTTTAGGTCTTCCTTAATCTAAGATAATTGTAACCAATGTTCATAAGGATTTGCAATGGATTATATAATTTTTAGAATGTGTATAAACTATAAACAATATTATTATTCTATCTAATTTTATATGTTAAAAGGATTTTCCAGCAGTGTATGCTTATACAATATAattcattaattaaattttttgCTACCCGATGCTGTTTTCTATTAATCATTCCAATCGTCTTACTTTGTCATCTTCAGGCAGATGCAATGCTCGAGGAGGCAAAGAAAAATACTGAGCAAAGAGTTGCAAAAATACAAGATGATGCATCCCGTTGTTTACAGAAAGTCGAAGGAGAACATGAATCATTAGTAAGTTTTTTCTCAAGGTTGTAGCAACTAGTTTCAAAACACTCAGGAAAACATAAtactgattttaattttttttcatttattgaaTGCGAATTCTCTTTTCTTTGAGACAAAGccatccaaaaaaaaatcatgaagCATCAATacttatcaaaaagatacttggcAAAGACCCGGGGCTGTGACTATTAATCATGACTGTTGTCGCATGTGTTATTCACCTGGTTTTCTTGTTTGCTTTTGTATAATTAACTTGATTTTCCTGTCTAGGGTGGTCAATAGTTCAAAACCATTATGGGCATAACTCCATTGGAAGATTTACTCAGGATCCTATTAACCTGGTTTTCTTGTTTGcttggtttttttgttttcttttgtgtaATTAACTTGATTTTTCTGTCTAGGGTCAATAGCTCAAAACGATTATGGGCATAATTCCATTGGAAGATTGACTCAGAATTTTGTTAACTTGTCCCACTTATTTGCTCTGTATGGTGAATATATAAAATTAGTATCTTGCGAACCTTATCATATGTTTGATGACTGTAGGTAAAACGACTTATGGAGGAACGTGACAATGAAAAGAAGTTGCTTCATGAGCAATATGCAAAGGAGATGAACAAAAAGAAACAACAGTTTGAGAAAGATTTGGAAGAGGTTTGATAGAGATCATATGCTATTCAATGTTATCCTTGCTGCTATGTACTTTGTTATAACTCCATTTTCTATTTGCACCCAGCAACAAAAAATGCTCACGAAAGATGCAGAAATCAAAGTTAAAGACCTGCAGATTATGCACcaagaagaagtgaagaaattGCACGAGGAACAAAACCTGCAATTGAAAAAGGTGGGTGTGAGGGGTATGTAAATGTGTTATGTGCCTTTTCCCATTTATAACATCATTTAATAAGAAAACACAATTAGAAAACATTCATGCAGATAAACTATGCAATAGTAGCtccataaaaaataaagaaatgttCATTTGATTGAAGATTTCTGTTTTCCAAATTGAACTAGTGAAAAGGAAATTTTGACCTTGCTCTATTCCTGATTCACTTATACCTCTTTTTCTTATTTCTAATTGATTATATATTTCGAAAAAATTTACCTTAAAACTTGTAGATGAAGTTTCATGTTTTGAGTGAATACCTATACATCTGGTCATTGATCTATTGATCAGTTGTCTTATCTTCAGTTTACATTTTTTCAAGTAACTATATACTTTCACCTTTTACAACCTATGATAAAAAATCTATATAATAACATATATACAATGGTACACGGGGACGTGTGGATTTTCACTTGCATCCCTGCACTGGGGATGTCTTGGGATGGGGATGGCTTGGGAATGTTTCCCAGCTCTCCCCAAAATTTTCCATAACTTTGGGGACATTTCAGAAACTGGGGAACAGGCTCGAGGACGGTGTGGAGATGGCTGGTTGTCCCTAGGATGCGTCGGGGACATATGAGATGTCCTCCGACCATACCAAGGGCAGCCAGCAGTCCCcttttttaaaaaactaaaaaaaatgcccaacttaaaaaaaaacatttgtaaATGATGTTTGTGCCCCCCATGCCCCTCTAACCCTTACATCACTAAATATAATAGTCTATGAGTAGCATTTAACTTCATTTATACATGAAAAAATTGCAACCAAGGTAGAAAGACAAAACAATAGGGTTTGAAGGTGCTACTGGAAAAACCAACATCGATTAGAGGCAGCCATCATAATTACCATCAATATGTTTTACAGTTTTTGACATTTGTAGTGCAAACATGTAGCATTTGGGCACTTTGGTATACCGTGTGTGtagtattattatttttcaattttatatcATCTGCATATTGACAAGAATTATGGaggcaattaaatattaatttgttcAACTCTCATGTGACCTCTGTTGTCGTGTTTTAAGGATTCCATAATGTATATGTCAatatgatgaatgctttatcaatgttTTTTTTAGTAAAAAGGCGTAaaagcctatatatatatatatatatatatatataataaacaagAGATTACATTCCGAGATGCTTGACTAGAAGCATATGAAGTAGATCAACTGCTGATATCATCAAATGTAGCCATGGGAAGAGGCTTATCTCAAGTACATGTAGAGAGAAAAAACCCCTAAGAGCCTAGTTGATACAAACCAAAAGACATGAAGGTTTTATACAAAGGCTTATCAAAATTAGCAGACATCTATCTTCTGCCTATGCTCTGAATGGGAAGAAACCAAAGAAAAAAGAGTACCAAAATTGATACCAAAATAGAGAATTCATGATTACAGAGCCCATTTCCCCAGCAAGTCTTCCTCCATTGTTTTAGAGCCTGAGGTTTTCCCTAGTTCTGATTTGGGGTCTTCTTTTTCTGCAGTGTGGGAAACAATAGGTGGATGCCTTGAATGGTGCAGCAAGTAATGGAGCTCGGAAGACCCCAGAGAAATGAGCAGCCTCTTGAAAGCCCATAGAAGATCCATATCTCCCCATAGCCTATGAGAAGAACACATCTGAGCTAGAGATGAAAGAGATTTTCATTGCGTCATAAATCTGCTTGAAGGCCTTCTTTTTCAGATATCTGATTGGAAAATGTCCCCTAATCCAGGCCTTaccatgaaaaatatcatagtattTTACTTTTTCACTAAGGATTTCTTGAGTATAGTACTCATCTTTCACAAAATCCACGGATAATTGAAATAACAGACCTAGGCTTTGCATTAAATCAAAATAGTTTGAGAGAAAAATTGAGAGAACTTGAGAAGTGTAGAGAGCCCTGGCCCTAGCCATGGTGTCGAGTAACTCCTCACACATGATTACCCTAATTGCTTTTTCCACTTAATCACAGCTGATAATGAATACCTTGTTGAGCTGTTGCCTATCATATTTCCCACTATATGGCAATTCCCATTTTTGGATTGGAAGATTGAGCTTGAAATTTTTTAGTTAGTATGCCATTGCTTCGATTGGTAACTACTAAATCAAGAAAGAAACAAAGAACTCTTTGAAAGGAGCATAGCCAACAAGATAAATAAGAAGAGGCAAAAAAGAACAATGATGTCAGATGATTATGGGGAGGATTAGATAAGATCATCCCCGTCCTTTGGCAATAAATGAAAATTGATGTGAATGAATTTGCATGTCCTTTTAGGAACCCCAACGGCTGCCAACGATGCAAGGCCTTGGTTTCCAAGTGTGAGAAGAATGACATATCCCACAagagaagattgaaaatgatttttctttagtttttGTCATACTTGACCATTAATATAGAGAGATAATGCAAAAAACAATAACAATATTCATTACAATCTTTAGATAAAATGTCCTTTGCCGTGAGAGTTTTGAGCAATATGTCATGCGGGAAATTGCACTCATCCAGTGAAGAGTCTATTCTTGCATTTGCTAAATAATTTGCCAACTTATTTGCCTCTCTAAGCAATGTTGCAACTGGAATGGTTGATCGTGtctagcaattttagaattgcttCCAAGATGTAATTTAATCTCTAGTTATGAGAGTGTTTGATTTTGCATTGTGATCATAGAAACGCCTTCTATGATTAGATTTTGGATATTCAAACTTTTAGCCATCTTGAGACCTTAAAGGAGAGCCATTgcctcagccatattatttgtctCTATACAGTTTAAAACTTTTAGCCAGAAttacaaaaccctaaaaatcatgaatagaacacCTAGCTCCAGATGGTCCTGGATATCCTCGACTgactccatcaaaatttaacttaatCTAGCCTTTTGGAGGCTTTTTTGATTTAATAAGTTTTTAGTTGATTTCATCTAGTTTGTTTGACATGATGCTACCTAGGAATGGGAGGTAGTttccaagtagacattaaggacAAATCCCATGAGGAGAAATTGGATGTTGGATTTTTTGTTCTCAAAATGTATGAGTTGGCTGATTCTAAGATAGCCTTTTCTATCTTTTCACAAACAGAAGCCAAAGAGTTCTGCTCCTTACTAAAAATCTTGATATTCCTTTCACACCACGCATGCCACAGTATGATGGAGGGAGTTATCTTCCATATGGGCCAAAAGAAAGAGTATAGATGTGAGCATGGCCAACCTTTTAAAATGTTGACAATTAAATTAGGAAGTGGAGCTTTCCATGCTAACTTATTTTGGATCCATCCCAACAGCTATTAGAAAAATTGCATTGAACAAGCAAGTGTTTTGTTGTTTCCTCTATCGGGCCACACATGACACATGAGAACTAGTCTGCTACAAGGCCTAATTTGACAAGTCTGCCACTTGTGATAATCTTCTTTTTAATTGCTAACTGTGAAAAGGCAGCGACTTTAGGAAGCACTAAATCATGCCAACAAAAGGAAAATGACCTATTTGTTTGTTGATCCCCATCGTAGCCTAGTTTGACTATGTACTACCCTATTTTTGAGGGGGGCCAAAAAAGAGAATCCTCTTTGTTTGAGAAGAGTACTAATCTGTCTTGTAAGATGCTTGTTAATTTGTCCTTTTGTGACTGTGGGAAATTTAAATGTTGGAATTTTTTCCATTCCACTTTTGGTGTTGCATCACTTGAAATCATAGATTTGAGACTTGAACTCGGCAAGGGTGACTTGACTCAGGACTCTGGACTCGGCAAAGTGAAAtacccaagaaatttagagatttttaaggatttaaaacttgtttcatgcaccctttattaaataaaccttaaatacacaataacatcatcaaatggaagctaatttgatcacatacacatgtatacatcgatcacatacacatatatacatcgATCACATTAGTATAAAGTTAAATTgttaaacgcaaattgtagctgaactGCTGCAGGAAAtagcaaacatagatatataaaatataaatagtcatagtgtcaaatgtaaaaatattacaaaactcatggaatatgaaatccatgacatcaaatgttccacaaAATATCAAAACAACTACAAGTCTCTGGCTCAAAGGAGCTTGCATCCTTcctacgaaggcgtctaaggtaggtcctagatgattcAACAACCATACTCTCTGCTTGTGACTCCATTCCACCCTCAGCAACATCAACTGTGTTTGTGTTTGGCTCTGGCTCTAGCCTTGCTCGTGCTCtaacctcctcctctgccatggttACAGCTTCAACCTCTATATCTGCTTGGTCGGTCCAATCTAAGTCCTTGTCACTAAAGGCAGGATTTGTAGCCTCATTGATCCACTTAGATTCTGGATCGACCTCCTCTAGCATGATCGAGGTGGTGTCACTGTCCATAACCCATTTCTGTCTCATTTAACCTCTCCATACAtagtctattgcgcctcttggagtgtatgtgctcaaacatactccaattgtgctcacaaccGGAAGCactacatggttggctca contains the following coding sequences:
- the LOC131038053 gene encoding synaptonemal complex protein ZEP1, translating into MATFQLSLQKSSGSGFNCSDAVRRPLLGLARKSPQTRTDFRATENFTVRKQSAEKLVQDQASANNDLQNLNSKLKKSSEQILRLELKLQHISNENDKLKVKQKEDAKIWRGLDSKLSSMKMIYEQFTETLQNLAMNVEEAEGSKQILEDKLTERLKSFEELSVHLNALSSRLNTAEEITKKRELELQELLVEKEQISESYDAEVIKANLLIAEKDHIEKQLQSTIEEDNRVVENVQAHLRELERKLSLKENACASLHVTQSKLVTEKAQLKTQIQEYGEKLLKSENQREVLRDEILRLSDKVIELETISVVASNNVDRLLQEIDKSTELAQKEKRLAREKAQIEFDHLNGQFQDELSAKESLQAQLQESNNQVIELQKTLDLRTEEHTKKEQEAHGKLDDARQELDKVIKNKCQLETTIGNWQENIASLSRSLSEAQKHKEDLMITISKLQTENKDAHESFQLTLRHKEEENEKLLKKIAEDNLTIKVQETEISQLQQESFNKALMIVQIQERIKELEEQNGKKEEENGKLLKNIAEDNLTIKVQETEISQLQQESLNKAQMIMQVQERIKELEEQNVKKEEENGKLLKKIAEDSLSIKVQVTEISQLQQESLNKAQMIVQVQERIKELEEQNGKKGEENGNLLKKIAEDKLAIKLQETQMNQLQQELLNKAQMMLQVQGRQKELEKHNGKISAQLLAAGHSAIEIRRQCELQIEAKQAELTRHLKEISQHNDQEINDIRRRCETEMRESIIKEKEKEKLKADAMLEEAKKNTEQRVAKIQDDASRCLQKVEGEHESLVKRLMEERDNEKKLLHEQYAKEMNKKKQQFEKDLEEQQKMLTKDAEIKVKDLQIMHQEEVKKLHEEQNLQLKKEEEKRASIELQIKIMKEKILQETQRKEDDLRMNLNKGPDPAAVQLSSLLRFILDFVDNQ